CGCTGGTGGGAGCGAGACACCGGACCCACCGACCTGACCAACGGGGTGCTGCTATGTCCACCGTGCCACACCCGAATGCACAACGACGGCTGGATCATCACCATCGACCAGCACGGCCGAGTCTGGTTCACCCCACCACCCCATGTCGACCCCGACCAGAAACCCCGCCTCGGCGGCACAGCACGCTACGGGTTACCCGACCTCGACGCCGCATAGAAGACAGCCGTACCGGAGACGCTTCGGCTTCGCTCAGCGACCGGGACCCGGCCATCACCATCCGTACGGCGAGCGCTTCGGCTTCGCTCAGCGACCGACACCCAACCATCCACGGGCGCGCTAGGCGCGCTACGGGCGTTCTTCGGTCGCGACCCGCTGACCGATCACGGCGGAAACGCCGTCCTGCCGCATCGACACCCCATAGAGGGCATCCGCAATTTCCATCGTGCGTTTCTGGTGTGTGATCACAATCAGCTGACTGGCCTCACGCAATGACTCGAAGATCGACAACAGCCGTCCGAGGTTCGCGTCGTCCAGCGCGGCTTCGACTTCATCCATGATGTAGAACGGGCTCGGCCGCGCTTTGAAGATCGCGATCAGCAACGCAATGGCCGCCAATGAGCGCTCACCACCGGAGAGCAGCGACAGCCGCTCGATCTTCTTGCCGGCCGGCTTCACCGAGACCTCGATACCGGTGGTCAGCATGTTCTCCGGATCGGTCAAGAAAATGCTGCCGGCGCCACCTGGGAACAAGACGGGGAACACCTCGGCGAATGCAGCCCTGGTGTCTTCGAAGGCATCCGCAAAGATCGACTCCATCTTGCCGTCGATCTCCTCGATGATCGTCAACAGATCCTTGCGCGTGTTCGTCAGATCCGTGAGCTGCTCGGTGAGGAACTTGTGCCGCTGCTCCAATGCAGCGAACTCCTCGAGCGCGAGCGGATTGACCCGGCCGAGCTGAGCGAACTTGCGCTCGGCCTTCTCAAGCCGCTTCTGCTGCTGTTCCCGATCGAACGGAATACCTGTGGGCTCGATACCGGTCTCGATACGCTCGCTGGCGCTCGCTACTCGACCACCAGATTCCGGGGCAGCATCTGGCGGGATCAGCACGTCCGGGCCGTACTCGGCGACGAGCACGTCCTCGACCAGCCCGAGTTCGCTGCCGGCGCGCTCCAGCAGGCCGGACAGATGAAGTTTCTTCTCGTAAATCTGCAGTTCCAGCCCGTGCACGCTCTCGCTGATCGCCTGCAACCGCTCCCGCAAGGCGGCCTCCTCGCGGCGCAATGCGGCCAGCTCCTGGTTCTGCTCAGCGCGCTCCGCTTCAGCGGCGGCCAGCTCGACCCTCGCCTGCGATACCGATCGATCGGCGGAGTCCAACACGGCGGGCAGCGATGCGATCACCGCGTCAGCCGCTTCGACCTGCCGGTTGCGGATAACAGCTCGCCGGGCGGCAGCCTCCGCGGCAGCCCGCTCTGCCTCCCGCTGACGCACGAGAGTGTCGCCGCGCGCCCGCTCAGCTCGCACCCTTTCCTTCGCCGTCTCGAGCGCCAGTCGCGCGTCGACCTCGCTCTCGCGGGCCGCCTCGAGTTCAGCGAACAGCGCGTCCCGCGAACTGACGTCGAGAATCGGTCGGGGTCTGGCCGCGGCGGTCTCGAGAGCGGCCTTCGCGCGATCAGCGCCACCTTCAGCATCCGCAACGGTTTCACCAGCCACGGCGAGCGCGACGCGCAGCCGCTCCGATTCAGCGGCGGATGCCTCCACCTGCACCCGAAGCCGGTTCAGCAGCTCGCTCTGCGCCGCTAGCGATGCATCAAATTCACGCAAGGATGCCAGGGCGTGCGCGGACTGCTCCTTCGCCACCTGATGGATGCCGCGCTGCTCGGCGAGCGCGAACTTCGCCCGCTCGATCAGCGAAAGCACCTCGCCATGCCGTTCCGCGGCCGCATCTCGATCTGCGACGAGTTCCAGCCTGCTGCGTTTGGCACCAGACCCGCCCCGCAGCACATACCGACTGAGCACGTCACCGGATTTGGTAATCACGCTGATGGTGCTCATGATCACGCTCGCGTCCGCCGTCTCGAGTTCCGCCCAGAACGAGCGGGCGACTTCAAGATCATCGGCGATCACCACGTGCGCCAGCAGGCCGAGTACTCCTGGTGGCGCCGTCACCACGCTCTGTCCGGCAACCAAACTGGGCGGCAGAACAACACCGTGCGGCAAGGCCATGCTCGTCCCAACCTGAGAATCGGATGCCGCCGGCCCAGGCACGTTCTCCGCCGAAGCCTCGGCCAGCAGCAACTCGACGCGGCCGAACTCGTCCGCTTGAGCACGCTCCAACGCATCGATTCCCGCATCCCGATTCTCGGCAAGCACCGCGTCTGCGAGCGTGCCCAGCGCCGCGGCAACCGCTGCTTCAAACCCCGGCTTCACCTGCACATGTTCAGCGACGAGCCCGCGGATGCCTGGCAGCCGGGCGGCGACGAGCGCACTTGACCCGTCCTTCTGATCGAGAGCAGATGATAACGCACCGGTTCGCGCAGCGAGGGCGTCGCGTTCTCGTTCAAGCGTGTGCAGATCTTCGCGGAGCCGTTCAATCTCGCCCTCGGCCTCGAATACCTGCGCCTGCGCGAGCTCGTAGGCCTCATCGAGGTCGTTTTCGCCCGCGTCGGCCAGCGCGGCCTCGGCCTCAGCCGACGCGAACTGCGCGCGCGCCGCTTCGAGCCGCTGCGTCGCTGCGTCGAGAGCGTTGCTCTGCCGCAGTACTCCGCCGCGTACGGCTGCGAGCCGGGACGCGGCGGCATCCGCCTGTCCTGAGAGTTTTGTGAGCTCAAGGTCGTGCTTGGAGACCAGAGCACTCTGCGCAGCGATCTCCTCGTCGAGCGCGTCGAGGCGCCCGCGTGCGGCCGCTGTCGCGGCGCGCGCTGCGCTCCAGGCGGCATCCGATTCACCTACGGTCTCGAGCAGCCGCGCGGCCTCCTCGCGGGCGGCATCCACCATCTGCTGGCTCACCGTCACGGCAGCGTCACCGGAATCCGCCTGCGAGCCGAGCAGGGCGAGCCTCTGGTTGGCGAGAGTGTACAGACCGCGCAATCGTTCCTGCACCGACTCGAGGCCGAACGTCGTGCGGCGTGCACCATCTACGGCATCGGACACCTGCGCCTTCTCGAGGCGGGCGATGCGCAGCTGCTTCTGTTCCAACTGTTCTTGCAGCACGATGCGTTCGCTGTGCCGCTCGCTTTCCGAGCGGTTGTGCGCGTCGAGGGCGTGCCGCAGCGACACCACCTCGTCAGCGAGCAACCTGGCCCGGGCGTCCCGCACGATCGCCGCGATCGACTGGGCCTCTCGAGCGATCTCGGCCTGGTGCCCGAGCGGTTTCAGCTGCCTGCGGATCTCACCGGCCAGGTCGCTCAGCCGCGTGAGATTGGTCTGCATCGCATCGAGCTTGCGCAGGGTCTTCTCTTTGCGCCGGCGATGCTTCAGGATGCCTGCGGCCTCTTCGATGAAACCGCGCCGCTCCTCCGGCGACGCACGCAGCACGGCATCCAGTTGTCCCTGCCCGACGATGACGTGCATCTCGCGACCGAGACCGGAGTCGCTGAGCAGCTCCTGCACATCAAGCAACCGGCAGGACTGCCCGTTGATGGCGTAGTCGCTGCCGCCGTTGCGGAACAGCGTACGGCTGATCGTCACCTCGGAGTATTCGATCGGGAGGGCGCCGTCTGCGTTGTCGATCGTGAGCGTGACCTCCGCACGGCCGAGCGGCCCGCGGAACGAGGTGCCCGCGAAGATGACGTCTTCCATCTTGCCGCCGCGCAGAGTCTTGACGCCCTGCTCGCCCATCACCCAGGCGAGTGCGTCGACGACGTTCGACTTGCCCGACCCGTTCGGGCCGACCACGCAGGTGACCCCGGGCTCGAACGCGAATGTGGTCGACTGGGCGAAGGACTTGAACCCCTTCAGGGTCAGGCTCTTCAGATGCACTCGGCGCCCTCCCCGTTCACTCCCCGCGACACTGGTTATACGGTACCGGACTCGGCCCACCCGGCCGCGCAGCCGCGCAGCGTGAAGCGCCAACGAACGATTCGTTGCCTACAGCCGGAAACCGCCGTCGCTCGTCAACACCTGCCCGACGATCCAGCGTCCCTCGTCGCTTGCGAGCCAGCCGATCAGTCTCGCGGGGTCAGTCGGTGCACCGAAGCGCCCGAGCGGCATGCCCTGCAAGCGGGCATTGAGGTCATCCAACGGTCGATCGGTCGTCTCGGCATCCAGATAGCCGGTGTTCACAGGCCCGGGATTGACTGTATTGAGGATGATCCCGCGCGTGAGCAGTTCGCTTGCGACGGTCGGCGTGACGCCGGCGAGCGCGGCTTTGCTCGCGGCATACGCGACCTCGCCGGGCATCGGCCCGTCCAGCTGCCCGGACGCCATCCAGATCACGCGTCCGGTCTCGAATTCGTCGAATGGGCCAGCGAAGGGCGGCCTCACGCCTGGCCGAGTTGGCGCGTCCGGCCGGATACCGGCACTCTGAGTCACATCCGAGAATTGCTCTGCGAATGCCCGCGTCAGCAACAGGGTCGAACGCGCGTTGACCTGCCAATGGCCGTCAAGTCGCTGCGGTGTCATATCGAAGATCGATCCGTCGCCGCCGCTTCGCGCATGATTGCAGATCAGGATCCGCAACCGGCCGACGGCGGCCACGGCGGCGACGGTCACGCGTTCCGGCGTCATCGGATCGGCCATGTCCGCGCTGATGTCCCCGAACCGCGCATCCGGATGCTGCACCGAGCGGATGCCGTCGCGCACGGCACCGAGATCATCCGCACCCCATGGCTGCCCCTCATCGTGCGCCGAATAGTGGTGAATGAACACGTTCGCACCGAGCTGTGCGAGCCGCACGGAGATCGCATAGCCGATCCCCCGCCGACGGGACACGCCCGTGACCAGTGCGGAGCGCCCGAGCAACGGATACGCGGCGTGCTCACGGGCCTCGGATACGCCGGTTTCGAACATGGTCACGACTGTAGCAAGCGGGGCACGCGCAGCCGCTGGCAGTGCGGGCAGAAGTGCGATGAGCGATTCATGAACGCCTCACGCACCATCGGCCGCCCACAGCGCGGGCACGGTTTGCCCTGCTGACCGTAGGCGTTGAGGCTGTGCGAGAAGTAACCGGATGCCCCGTTGACGTTCACATAGTGCGCGTCGAAGCTGGTGCCGCCCTCTGCGAGTGCCTTGGCAAGCACGAGCCGCACCTCAGTCAGCACCGCGCGAGCCTTTCGACTACTCAGGGATGCTGTCGGCTGAGCGAAGTGCACGCGCGCCGCCCAGAGCGCCTCATCCGCATAAATGTTGCCGATGCCGCTGATCAGCGTCTGGTCGAGCAGCGCCCGTTTGATCCCGGTGTTCTTGCGTTGAAGCGACGCGAGGAACGCGGCATCCGAAAACGCCGGATCGAGCGGATCCCGCGCGATGTGCGCGACCTGACTCGGTACGAGAGCCGCAGAGTCCCCGAATCCGCCCGGCGCGGCATCCGGAGTGTCAACGAGGCGGTCCACCGCCATCGAGCCGAAGATGCGTTGGTCGACGAAGTGCACCGCCAGTTCACCATGCTCCGGATGCTGCAACACGAGTCTGATGCGCACCGGCCCGTCATCCTCAAGTCGCGCGCCCGGCTCGCGCAGCAAAACCTGCCCGCTCATCCCCAGGTGCACCAGCAGTGCAGAAAACGACGGACTTTCGCAGCGACGCGCAGGGTGCTGCAGCGGCGCGACCGGCGTGTCACGGAAATTGTCCGTCGTTTTGTTCGCAGCGGTTGGGGCACTCACGACCGCTGAGACACCCACGACAGTTGGGGCGGCCAACGGCAACCACAGGAACTTTCCCCGGCGCACCGCCGCAGTGAACCGCTGCCCGGTCAGCCGAGCGGCGAAGTCACCTGCAGCAGGATCGTGCCGTCGCAGTGAGCGCGCATCGAACACCTCGACTGAGGAGACCGTTGCCCCGGTGATGGCCGGCGCAAGGCCCGCCCGCACGACCTCGACCTCAGGAAGTTCGGGCATTCAACTGCGTCCACGCATCGAGCGCGGCCGCCATTTCGGCGTGCTTCTTACTGCTGCCCTCGCCTGTCGCACTGATCAGTCCCGGCACTGTGACCGTCGCGCGGAAAAGCTTGTTGTGGTCGGGGCCTGTGTTGGTCACCGAATAGCTCGGTGCGGGTGCACCGTGATGTGACGCGATCTCCTGCAGACTGGTCTTCGGATCCATCGCGGCGCCGAAGCGGCTCGGGTCCTCGAGCAATGGCTCGATCAGGCGCAACACGAGTGCCGTAGCGGTCTCGCCGCCTTCGCTGATGTAGGCAGCGCCGATGATCGCCTCGACGGTGTCTGCGAGGATCGATGACTTCTCGGCGCCACCACTTTGAGACTCGCCACGACCCAGCCGAAGGTATGCCCCGAGACCGATGCCGCGCGCAACCTCGGCCAGCGCGACACTGCTGACGAGGCCCGCCCGGCGCTTCGCCAGGTCGCCCTCGTCTAATGTCGGATGCGTGCGGTACAGCATGACCGTAACGGCCTGCCCCAGAATCGAATCGCCGAGGAATTCGAGGCGCTCGTTGTTCGGGATGCCGCCGTGCTCATACGCGTATGAACGGTGGGTCAGGGCGAGGGTGAGCAACTCGGTGTCGATAGCGACCCCGAGCGTGCTTTGCAGGGTGTCCAGTTCGTTGTCGCGCTCGCGCGCTGCATCCGCCGTCGGCATCCTGCCCTCCCGATCAGACGTCGGCGACCTTGCGACCCTTGTATTCCAGGAACAGCGCGGTGCCGGCAGAATCTTCGACAACCTTCGCGCGGTGCGGCAGGCTGTAGGTGACCCTGCCGTTTTCGACGGTCTTGACGAGCGTGGGGACCTCAGCCTTCCACTGCGAACGGCGCGAGTGCGTGTTCGAGCGGGACTTCTTCCGCTTCGGTACAGCCATGTCTATTTCTCTTCTCTATTGTCAAAATCAGTGCTGTCAAAATCGGTACTGTGTAAACCGCTGTGGTTCGTGCCGGCCAGACCGGCCGCACCCTCAGAGGCGGCAAACCCCGCGAGCGCAGACCACCGTGGATCTGCGACTTCTCGCGGCGAATCATCGGGGCTGTCGGCCAGCCGCTCACCTGTCTCTGGGTCGAGACCGGGGCAATCGGGTTGGCATACCGGCTGAAACGGTAGTGCGAGTACCACCGCGTCTCTGATCAGAGGTTCAAGATCCACGTGGTCGTCGTGAACCTCCGAGTCAAAAGCTTCTCCAGAAGAATACGCGAAAAGTTCCTGAAAATCGACTTCGACCGGCAGCGCGATGTCTCGAAGGCAGCGCCCGCACTCACCGGTCGCCGTCGCAAACGTCTCAGCGGTGACCAGGATGCCCTCGTGAACGGACTCCATTCGCAGCCGGACGTCGAGCGTATCGCCCGCCTGCACCGACACCAGTCCCTCACCGAGGCGCTCGCCAAGCACGATCGTTAAATTCTGCTCGCGCATTTCGCCGGGGCGATGCATGAGGTCATGAACCCCCACAACGAACGGATTGCGATTGCTGCCGGAGTGCTGGCCGACCTTGTTGCTTGTCACCGCACAATTCTATGCGGTGAGGCTGGTGCAGATGGTGCGCCGGGACTACGCGGTGAGCCTGGCTCGCCCACGCAAGAGCTGATCCGTCTGCGGCAGCAGCGAGACCGGCAGGAAGAGTGCCCGGGCTCGCACACCGATCGGTGCGCGCGTGGCAAGGGCATTCAGTACCGCCCGTAGCTCGTCCGCCCGGTCAGGATCGATCATGCCGTGCCCCGGCCGACCGAATTCTTCGCGTTCTGTGGCTTCCAACAGTGATTCGAGCCCGGCGCTTGCGGCAGGATCGGAATCGATGAGTTCTCCGATCCTCACGGCGAATGCACGCGGCGTTTCGGTGTCAGGCACTGCGATGCGCAAATCGCGGGCACTCTGCCTCAACTCCTTCCAGGCTAGCCGCGGACTGCCCCACTCGTCGCGCAGCAGTCGCAATCGCGACCGACGCTGCCAGCGGCGCACCCCGGCAGGCAGGAGCAGCAACGCAAGGAGGAAGATGGCGACCAGAACGCTTGAGACGACAGCACCGAGTTCCTGCGCTGCGGTGGTCTGGGTCGGAACGCCGCTGAGATTCGTTTTGTCCGGGCCCGGCGCAAGTGCCCCGGGGGAACGTGACGGAACGGTCGAATTCGGCACCGACGAGGTCGCGCCGCCCGGAATCGTGTATGCAGGGAGCGAACCTCTGCTGACCGTGGGCTCGAACTGCACCCAGCCCACTCCGGAGAAGTACAGTTCTGGCCACGCGTGCAGCTCATCTGATGTGACGCCGAACAGTGTCTGCCCGTTTCGGGACCCAACAACCGTGCCGGGCAGATACCCGATGCCGATCCGAGACGGGATGCCGAGCGTGCGGGCCATGATCGCCATCGCGGATGCGAAATGCACACAATATCCGCTTTTGACCTTCAGGAACGCCGCGATGGACTGCATGCTGTCGCCGTCGTAAGAATTGTGCACGGGAGCGGTGGTCGAGTATACGAAACCGTCATTTTGGAAGTAATTCTGCAACGCCACCGCCTTTTCGTACTCGGTGGTGGCTCCCTGAGTGACCGTTGCGGCTGTTCGGGCGATGATCGACGGCGCATCGAACGGAACGAAGAGATCGTGTGCTGCGACGGTCTCTGGAATGGCACCCGTCGCATCCGCCAGCTGCTGCGCCTTCGGCTCGAGGTCGAGGCCTTCCACCCGATAGGACTGCCCCTGTGTGGTCGAGGTCACGCCGGAAACGGTGAGGTCCGTGGTGTTCCACTGCCACGATCCCTGCAGCCCCTGCACGCCGGTCGCCGGATAGGGTGCCGGGATCCACGCGCTCTCCATGTTCTGGATCTGCACGTCCGTTTCGATCTTCGTCGACGCGACACCCGCCGCCAGCCCGGGCACTGGGCCGAAATTGCCGCTTGCCGGCAGGCTCTTCGTCGATCCGTCTCTGTGACGCCAGATCGTGCCCGTGAATTGGTCCAATGCGGTCAACCGCAGATACGGCGTGGTCTTGGCCGTCGTGGTGTATGTGAAAACGGGCACAGGCGCCGGGCGGCGCAGGTCTGCTCCCAGATCGATCAGCGGGTTGACCCCCGCCCCGATCAGGATGCCGCTGCCGGCGATCCCCTGCCGCCCGATCTGCTGGAATCCGGGTGCCGTGGTCGACAGCGTCAGCGCCACAACAGTCACCGCGGCGGCCACGGACAACGACATTCCTAGTTCACCCCAGCCATTGCTGCGCCGCCGCGTGTCGACACGCAAGACGAGCAGGTATGCGGCAATGCAGGCGACCAGTGACAACGGCGAGATGCCGGTCGGCAGCAGCAGGGACGGCACGATCAACATGACAGCCATGACGATCGCGGTCAGTGCCGGACGACGCGCCGCGCACGCGATCAGGTCAAGCAGCAGAGCAGCAATCCCGGCGAACAGTGTGATCAGAAACAGAAATTCGGGCAGAGAGTCGGCGGGCACCGCTTGCTGATCGAGCGAAACGCGAGCAAGCGCAAACAATTCACCGAACCGCTGAAATGTCGCGGGGGTCGGCACGAAGGCGACGACGGAATGCCCGCCGCCGAACGACGCCGTCAGCACGGCGAGCAATTCAACGGCACCGATGATCGGCACTGCGAGCCGCGGTACGCCGAGCGTACGCAGCCCCGCAGCGCTCAGCAGAAGCAGAATAGATATCCCGGTGAAGGCGAACCACCAACTCGGGCCGTCGATCAATCCGATCATCCCTGTGCTCGCAGCCGTGGCGAGTACAACGAGGGAAGCGGTCATCCCCCACTGGCCGTCATGTACACGGGCTCGCGCCACGGTGCGCTGAAAAGTGACACTAACCATGGCGAGTGGCCTCCGAATACAGACGGGAGGCCTCTCGCCACGCCGTTTGCGGGTCATCTCCTGAGCTGACCGTGACGCAGGTGAAGCCCGCGCGCACGAGGTCATCGTCGCCGAGGCGACTCGCGCCGCCGAGCAAGAAGGCGACGGCGGGGTCGCATTGATGGCGCACAGAGGCGAGCACCGTCACATCGCTCAGTCCGCCGTCGACGAGCACGGCGAATACCGGCACGGCTTTGCCACCACGGCGCAGGCCGTCGGCGAGGATGTCGCCGGCGCTCGAGGCGTCTCGCTCACGCTGACGAGCAGACTGACCGACCTGCCGAACGGACGCGAGATTGGCCAACAGAAGCTGTTCGCCTGCTGGAAGTTCGAACGACGCCGCGGCCGAGCCGAGCACTCCGAGGCGACCCGCCCCCGTGCGCCCGGAGAACTGCACGCGTCCTGTCTCCACGACATTCACCACGAACCCCTCGTTCAACAGATGGGAACCGAGCGCCGCGACCAGGGTGACAGCCTGTTCGAATGCGGCGTTACGCGAGTGATGACGCGTGACGTGCCGGTCGGTGCGGGCCGCGCGGCGGGTGTCGAACAGAATCCAGGCGTTCGGGTCACTGCGCTGCTCTTCTTGGCGCACCATGAGTTTGTCGTGCCGGGCAGTCGCGCGCCAGTGCACTCGGCGCAACGGGTCACCTGTGCGATATTCGCGCGCGATCAACTCGTCTGCACTCGGAATGCTATGCCGCAACAGCTCGTATTCGGTGCCTTCGGTGGTGGCGGTGTCCAGCTCGCCGTGGGCAAGTGGAACAACACGCGGGGTGACCAGCAGGGGTCGTTCACCGCCGACCGCATACTCGGCGCGAGCAAGCCCGAACGGATCAAGGCGGGCCAGGAGCACGGGGCCGACCTCGTACACCCCGCGATGCTGGGTGCGGATGCGATAGTGCAGCGTGGCCGTGTCCGGCCGGTTCCTGGTGGGCAGCCCGTGCTCGGCAAGCCACGGTAAGGGGGCTGGCCCCGGCGCACTCAAGCCCGTGCCGACCATGTCGCGCCAGCGCATCGGCGACGGTGAGCGGGAGCCGTGATTGCGCACGGTCAGTGTCGCCTGAGCTTCCTCACCCGTCGCGACGATTTCAGGCGAGAAGGAGCGCGAAACGCTCAGCCACGGGCGATCGAGCACGAGCGCCAGCATTGCGGCTGGAGGGAGCACTGTCAGCACCAGCCCCACGAAAAGCAGGTCGACACGGCCCAACCACACGGCGCCGATGAACGCAAGGATTCCAGCTGTCTCCAGCGCCCACCCGCGCAAGGTGGGCCGCGGGCGCGTCACCCGCGGCATCCGCTCGCGCGCCCCGGACATGGTTCAGCTCGTCGAACTCGGCACAGGGGTCGCCGCAACGATCCGCTCGATGATCTCTGCGATCAGCGGCGCACTTTCGTGGTGCTGGCCCATTGCCCGGCTGGTGGGCAACAGGCGATGGCCCAGCACGGGCACAGCAAGGATGTCGATGTCGTCGGGCAACACGAAGTCGCGTCCGTCCAACGCAGCGCGCGCCTTTGCGGCGCGCACGAGCTGCAAGGTCGCACGCGGGCTGGCTCCGAGCCGCAATTCGCCATCCTGTCGAGTGGCCCTGGCAATATCGACCGCGTAGCGTTTGACGGCGACGGATGCGAACACCCGACGCGCAGTGGCCATCATCGCACGCAACCGGTCGACTGTGACAACAGCACCGATACGCGACAGCGGGCTCGACGTGTCCCGCCCGTGCAACATGTCCATCTCGGCTTCTTCGTCTGGATAGCCCATCGCGATCCGTGCCATAAACCGGTCGCGTTGAGCCTCGGGCAGGGCGTAAGTGCCTTCCATCTCGATGGGGTTCTGGGTTGCTACCACGATGAACGGGCTGGACAGCGGATAGGTCGATCCATCAACGGTGACCTGGCGCTCCTCCATGCACTCCAGCAGCGCCGATTGAGTCTTCGGGCTGGCCCGATTGATTTCGTCGCCGATGACGATGTTGGCGAACACGGCACCCGGTTTGAACTCGAAGCGCCGCTCGGCCTGGTTGTACACCGACACGCCTGTGACGTCGCTGGGCAGCAGATCGGGGGTGAACTGGATGCGGCTGACCGAGCAATCGACCGACTTCGCGAGAGACTTCGCGAGCATCGTCTTTCCGACGCCGGGCACATCTT
The Rathayibacter sp. SW19 DNA segment above includes these coding regions:
- a CDS encoding transglutaminase family protein — protein: MVSVTFQRTVARARVHDGQWGMTASLVVLATAASTGMIGLIDGPSWWFAFTGISILLLLSAAGLRTLGVPRLAVPIIGAVELLAVLTASFGGGHSVVAFVPTPATFQRFGELFALARVSLDQQAVPADSLPEFLFLITLFAGIAALLLDLIACAARRPALTAIVMAVMLIVPSLLLPTGISPLSLVACIAAYLLVLRVDTRRRSNGWGELGMSLSVAAAVTVVALTLSTTAPGFQQIGRQGIAGSGILIGAGVNPLIDLGADLRRPAPVPVFTYTTTAKTTPYLRLTALDQFTGTIWRHRDGSTKSLPASGNFGPVPGLAAGVASTKIETDVQIQNMESAWIPAPYPATGVQGLQGSWQWNTTDLTVSGVTSTTQGQSYRVEGLDLEPKAQQLADATGAIPETVAAHDLFVPFDAPSIIARTAATVTQGATTEYEKAVALQNYFQNDGFVYSTTAPVHNSYDGDSMQSIAAFLKVKSGYCVHFASAMAIMARTLGIPSRIGIGYLPGTVVGSRNGQTLFGVTSDELHAWPELYFSGVGWVQFEPTVSRGSLPAYTIPGGATSSVPNSTVPSRSPGALAPGPDKTNLSGVPTQTTAAQELGAVVSSVLVAIFLLALLLLPAGVRRWQRRSRLRLLRDEWGSPRLAWKELRQSARDLRIAVPDTETPRAFAVRIGELIDSDPAASAGLESLLEATEREEFGRPGHGMIDPDRADELRAVLNALATRAPIGVRARALFLPVSLLPQTDQLLRGRARLTA
- a CDS encoding YceD family protein produces the protein MHRPGEMREQNLTIVLGERLGEGLVSVQAGDTLDVRLRMESVHEGILVTAETFATATGECGRCLRDIALPVEVDFQELFAYSSGEAFDSEVHDDHVDLEPLIRDAVVLALPFQPVCQPDCPGLDPETGERLADSPDDSPREVADPRWSALAGFAASEGAAGLAGTNHSGLHSTDFDSTDFDNREEK
- a CDS encoding SDR family oxidoreductase, which produces MFETGVSEAREHAAYPLLGRSALVTGVSRRRGIGYAISVRLAQLGANVFIHHYSAHDEGQPWGADDLGAVRDGIRSVQHPDARFGDISADMADPMTPERVTVAAVAAVGRLRILICNHARSGGDGSIFDMTPQRLDGHWQVNARSTLLLTRAFAEQFSDVTQSAGIRPDAPTRPGVRPPFAGPFDEFETGRVIWMASGQLDGPMPGEVAYAASKAALAGVTPTVASELLTRGIILNTVNPGPVNTGYLDAETTDRPLDDLNARLQGMPLGRFGAPTDPARLIGWLASDEGRWIVGQVLTSDGGFRL
- the mutM gene encoding bifunctional DNA-formamidopyrimidine glycosylase/DNA-(apurinic or apyrimidinic site) lyase, which translates into the protein MPELPEVEVVRAGLAPAITGATVSSVEVFDARSLRRHDPAAGDFAARLTGQRFTAAVRRGKFLWLPLAAPTVVGVSAVVSAPTAANKTTDNFRDTPVAPLQHPARRCESPSFSALLVHLGMSGQVLLREPGARLEDDGPVRIRLVLQHPEHGELAVHFVDQRIFGSMAVDRLVDTPDAAPGGFGDSAALVPSQVAHIARDPLDPAFSDAAFLASLQRKNTGIKRALLDQTLISGIGNIYADEALWAARVHFAQPTASLSSRKARAVLTEVRLVLAKALAEGGTSFDAHYVNVNGASGYFSHSLNAYGQQGKPCPRCGRPMVREAFMNRSSHFCPHCQRLRVPRLLQS
- the rnc gene encoding ribonuclease III produces the protein MPTADAARERDNELDTLQSTLGVAIDTELLTLALTHRSYAYEHGGIPNNERLEFLGDSILGQAVTVMLYRTHPTLDEGDLAKRRAGLVSSVALAEVARGIGLGAYLRLGRGESQSGGAEKSSILADTVEAIIGAAYISEGGETATALVLRLIEPLLEDPSRFGAAMDPKTSLQEIASHHGAPAPSYSVTNTGPDHNKLFRATVTVPGLISATGEGSSKKHAEMAAALDAWTQLNARTS
- the smc gene encoding chromosome segregation protein SMC, with the translated sequence MHLKSLTLKGFKSFAQSTTFAFEPGVTCVVGPNGSGKSNVVDALAWVMGEQGVKTLRGGKMEDVIFAGTSFRGPLGRAEVTLTIDNADGALPIEYSEVTISRTLFRNGGSDYAINGQSCRLLDVQELLSDSGLGREMHVIVGQGQLDAVLRASPEERRGFIEEAAGILKHRRRKEKTLRKLDAMQTNLTRLSDLAGEIRRQLKPLGHQAEIAREAQSIAAIVRDARARLLADEVVSLRHALDAHNRSESERHSERIVLQEQLEQKQLRIARLEKAQVSDAVDGARRTTFGLESVQERLRGLYTLANQRLALLGSQADSGDAAVTVSQQMVDAAREEAARLLETVGESDAAWSAARAATAAARGRLDALDEEIAAQSALVSKHDLELTKLSGQADAAASRLAAVRGGVLRQSNALDAATQRLEAARAQFASAEAEAALADAGENDLDEAYELAQAQVFEAEGEIERLREDLHTLERERDALAARTGALSSALDQKDGSSALVAARLPGIRGLVAEHVQVKPGFEAAVAAALGTLADAVLAENRDAGIDALERAQADEFGRVELLLAEASAENVPGPAASDSQVGTSMALPHGVVLPPSLVAGQSVVTAPPGVLGLLAHVVIADDLEVARSFWAELETADASVIMSTISVITKSGDVLSRYVLRGGSGAKRSRLELVADRDAAAERHGEVLSLIERAKFALAEQRGIHQVAKEQSAHALASLREFDASLAAQSELLNRLRVQVEASAAESERLRVALAVAGETVADAEGGADRAKAALETAAARPRPILDVSSRDALFAELEAARESEVDARLALETAKERVRAERARGDTLVRQREAERAAAEAAARRAVIRNRQVEAADAVIASLPAVLDSADRSVSQARVELAAAEAERAEQNQELAALRREEAALRERLQAISESVHGLELQIYEKKLHLSGLLERAGSELGLVEDVLVAEYGPDVLIPPDAAPESGGRVASASERIETGIEPTGIPFDREQQQKRLEKAERKFAQLGRVNPLALEEFAALEQRHKFLTEQLTDLTNTRKDLLTIIEEIDGKMESIFADAFEDTRAAFAEVFPVLFPGGAGSIFLTDPENMLTTGIEVSVKPAGKKIERLSLLSGGERSLAAIALLIAIFKARPSPFYIMDEVEAALDDANLGRLLSIFESLREASQLIVITHQKRTMEIADALYGVSMRQDGVSAVIGQRVATEERP
- the rpmF gene encoding 50S ribosomal protein L32 is translated as MAVPKRKKSRSNTHSRRSQWKAEVPTLVKTVENGRVTYSLPHRAKVVEDSAGTALFLEYKGRKVADV